Within the Sebastes umbrosus isolate fSebUmb1 chromosome 5, fSebUmb1.pri, whole genome shotgun sequence genome, the region ATAATCAAAATGTACAGTGTTGaacctttttttctgctgtcaAAGGATGCACATTGTGTTTAGGGGATTAAATCCTGAGTGGGATTTTACGGCATAAAAGGAGAAATGTCGTAAAAGCAGGTTACCAGTATGTGgaggaaataaaaacagctgTGGGTTTGTGGTTGCAAAGAGTGAAAGGTTTTGAACAAGACTTGCATGTCGACTTGAGTTAATTAGAGGAAAGATAcacgtatacagtatgtagtatgtgGGATTTACATCTAGATGCACATAATATGCAGTTTATAACCTACatcaggggtctccaacaagtagctgGCAAGTTACCAATAGCTTGCTACCTGTTTCTGAGTGGCTCACTCAAGTTtcaaataatatgtacataaatttGATTACACAATTTAGTTTGTAAACCTGTTTAAATTTCTATCCAATATTACCAGCTGGTAATTTATGAACAGAGAAGGcaaaggagctgaaaacaacgcATAAAAGACAACatagtctctgtttaccaaactgatAAAGACGGCCGACGCAGCAACCGAGGCTTCGTTTAGTGGTGTACATCCTaacgaaacacaaaaaaagacatttgccTCTGGCGGGATTGTAATAGAGGTGATGACTGCAGTGGCTGACatgttattaaaggaccataaaagtaagacagacattatgtctgctattggcgatgtacaacttggtgctatgagtcgctctcggccactttcattttgtcaaattagctctcagaggaaaaaaggttggagacccctgacctacatgatttaatgtttaaatgtatttcactCTTCATTTAGCCTACAACATTGAACCATTTTCCAGATGTGTTTCACTTACAGGACAATAAATAGTGTCAGGTTACTGTTAATCACAGAAAGCTGTAATAAATTTGAATTAAAATACTTATATGTGGTTATTCTTTACTGATGCAAGCGCTTTGCAGTCTAATTCAGAGGATCTTAAGACTTAAGAGTCAATTGTTTTTCTCCCACTCTTTCGCCAATAATGTAACTTACTGGATGGAAACTAAAGGTCACCCACTAATTGGCCTGAACAGACTAAATCATCGTAAAGTGGCGGCTGATGAGCACCACAAATCTCAAGAAGCGGTACTCCATCAACTACTGACGGCAGTACAATTCAGGTAATAAGAGCGTCAGATAATCctaccagtgttttttttgtttgttagcaCGCTAACATCCACATTAGTGTTATCAAACGTTTTTAAACTTACAGATATTATCAGTTAGTGACAgttatttttattcaaaatcAGGAGACAGTCTGACTCAGTCAAACTGGATTTACAAGAAGTCTCATGGTTTGGTTTGGCTAACGTAGGTGCCAAGTAGGTGGTGTGTGAGCAACGTTTTAAAAGGCTGCAGCCACTCTAGCGTGCCAACacgctcacaatgacaatattaGCATTGCTGATgattagcaggtataatgtttaccatgttcaccaacTTAGTTCATCCTGTTGACATGCGAACATATTCATTAACgttaaataaaaagtacaactgaggctgatatcattagttttgcaggtatttagtcataaatcaAAAGTAATGTATTGGACAAATAGAAAAACAAGTGTGTCGATCACATTGAAGTGTTTAAGGCtcatcatctgggaaccatgaatgtctacAAAATGTCACCAGATAAGTGAAATCTTTGAGCTACTGGTGGTGCCAGATGAAAAGTCAGCGGaacacaaaaacattattagGATGTGGACCATGAATGTCATCGTTACAATCCATCTAGTTGttcagatatttcagtctgtacCAAACTGATGGACCAACAAACCACCAATGACATCACCCTGCGCCAcactgctagcatggctaaaaatgtaGTGAATGCCATAAAATTCATGAAATGTAAGATTAAATCACATTctgtatattattattctagattattttaataaaaatattatttaacacattttttggtACTTTGACTGATGTTCATATAAGAGGGTCCCACTAACTACAGTATGTAGTGAAAGTTAAGTCttatttactgtaatataatTGCAAGCCCTTGCAGTGAAATCAGCCTCTGTGCTGcaagcccgttctcattctcagggcgtcaaataccgacgctttgtcactcCCCTCgtagtgtctgtatgagacgcaccgggctttcaagtaactacaatgtaaacccatcttcGTCAATATTAAAGGCTCAGTGGTTGGGTAGTGTGGTGACTTATATTAAAGAGTGAAACACAAATGGGCgagtgggaggagaggtggatgggtccaacaaacacagggccaGGACACTGcagttcgtgtcctgtgtgaaatcaACAGTGCGTTGTTTATCTTTGTGTTTACAAcaataagtttcactttcactttacaactgagtaattttaagccattttaaaccatgatgttttttcctaaacctaacaaagtggttttgttgcctaaacctgtaaGTGTCATAGTTTGAAAGGCTACCATCTACCCAGTGCATTAGAAAGTGACGTCAAGGGGTCCTGACAAAGCATCaatatatgacgagttgggatgagaatgtgttggttctgcttgttgtttttgtacattATGTCTTTTcatcaagaaaaaaattaagaaaatgtgttattttttatgattttaaatgTCTTACAGTTTGAAAGTCACACCAGACAAGTATTGACTATGAATAATCTCGGTTCGATAAAGAAACATTGGAGCTGTAAACCTTTCCAATCATTACTCTCATGTGTGGCATTGCTGCACTCCcaggataaaaacaaaatagctTTAATGATGTCATGTCTTTTACAGCAGGAGTGGCATAAATACTGTACAGCAGGTAGAAGAAGAGTCATTTGAACCCTGTCAATGATTAGAGGGAGCGAGAGGAGGGGGAGCTCGTGTGTGGGTAGTTACAGTCTATTCAGTCATATCCTCTTCGGTTCCTGCAGGTACACCAGGTATAGCTGAAACTCCAGCAGGAATCTAGTGTGTCGCAACATCATTTTACAACCCTGCACCGTCATGTGAGCAGCTGTTGcatcagagcagcagcagccattcAGTGACTTGAAGTGGATGTGTAAAAATGCCACAGGGAGAACAAGTTTGTGTGAACTGATAAAAGACGACAGATGGTGCAAGAAAGGAGTGACTGTTATCTATTCCCCAGAGGCAAACCTGCTTTACAAAACATAGCAGGGTGTGATTTTCAAGACATACAATTGTAAAGGATGGCCAAAACAATCAGTTCATGCTGCGCATGCTTGCTGTCATGCAATTGAAATTACCTCACCTCTTCTTGAAAGCATTTAACAGTATGTAcaagtatatacatatagtacAGCAGTTAACAGTATTTTTCGCTGGCTGTGATTAAAAACTGGAAATAATCTTTAAAACTGTGCTCTACCCGAGCAAACCTACAGTTTTATAGTACCTGACTACAAACAAGTTACAAGTCTTAACTAGATCATCCATTACAGGCAATCAGATGTACACAAATGTATGTTAGGGACAACGTTAAGTCATCCTTTGCATGATTTTTACCCTTTTTGTaggtaaaagtagaaatgtACCGCTGTGTACTTCACACTGGATTCTTTCTTCAGCCATTGCAGAGCAGAAAAGTTTAAATAACCCACATGGATGTGATGAGTAAGACAAAAGGAGCAGGATGACACAGCAACAGGATCTCCCAATACACATGAATGGGAGGATTGTGTCCAAAAACTGTAAAATCCTGaagaaaaaaaccctgaaaatCTTTGCATCCATTTGGGGAATAAGTAGTGCATCAAAATCTCTTCTTATCTCCATCTCACCAGCTCCACACTGGAGCAGCTGGCCTGCAGTGTCTCTTCAAGAAAGTACTTTTAATCTGAGGACGACGACGACCCCCTGAGACCAACTGGTGTAGTTTCTCTGTCAAGTCAACTCCAATCTGTATCTTCTTAAGCTACATCCAGTCAGAGCTGGACAGAAGTTCACAAGTTCCACTTTCAGGTCTTGATCATGCcctgatcgtcatttttcatcTCCTCTGAGGGAGGCTGACTGTTGCCCGTTTCATGAGTGGAGCTGAGCGGCCTGGCGTTGGCCTTCGTCGACCGCTGCCGCCGCGTGCCGTTACCAATGCAGCGCAAGAGGTTCTTGAAGGTCGTCCACATTTCCTCGTCCTTGTAGGAGTAGATGCAGGGGTTCATGACGGAGTTGGCCACAGCCAGGAGCAGCAGCCAGCGTTTTAATTTCATGACTTTACACTTGTCACAGTCGATGCCGTCCAGGAACAGAACCACCAGGCCGGGAGTCCAGCAGATCACAAAGGCCCCTTTGGgaaaaaataccacaaatcaCACACAGTTAGGCTTTTGTAACACTTGTTCCTCACATGTATCGTTTTTTCTGTGCAGGTGtcagtgttaaaaaaatataacgaaagatataatgtgttaaataGAGATCTTTAAAGTAATAGAATAGAGATCTTCCAGATttatactaagctaagctaatcgacTACTGgaggtagcttcatatttaccttaCAGACATGATAGTGGTAAAGATGCACCAAAACCATTATCCGGCCGAAACTGACTCCAAAAGCTGGATTGCGTAttgtgacaatggggctgatctattcaattaaattctacgTTTAGGCCTATATaatatgtacattatatacagAATTTTTAATAtcaattttgaccaatttgttgctacaTTAAAAAGATTTACACTTAAAGgactgtaattcctgttaattttgacgatttcttaccaagttgctggtgtacgatttattattttaataatagccTAGATaaaaattcagtaaatttatttctatgtatttatttgttacatccCTAaacagtggtatcaatcttttcatctaactctcggcaagaaaggcAATAAGCTTAAATAAACTTGAAGCTAAAACACGTAACGTATAAGATGATAACCATCCTAATCCCATTACAACAAGCAGACACAGGTTGGGAGCACAGTGCCATTATTGTGCTGTGTGTTTGGTAAATAATGCGGCATGTCACGTGGCTACTGAAGCAGCCAATTAGCACTCGATTTCAAACATGTTTGGGCACAAAAACAGAGCCACTAAGAGATTTTCTCTGGAACTGAAAGGAAGCCACAAGCAGCAACTTGTCTGCACAACCTGCATCTCTACAGCCTCAATACAtctgcagaacaaaaacaagtaCTGTTCTATACAGCTCTATTTGTCTCACATACACAAGCATGAATACACGTGCACACAGACGGAGAGGTTCTGGCGGaagtgttttcatgtttttcactGCCCTTAAGCCTGAAAGTCAAATAGTTTGCCACATTTACAGTGAATTTGTATTCTTAtacttcttcctctttgtctttgATGGCccacatgttcaaaataaagtgaGTAGAAATTGCGTGAGACCCCATTTAATGGTCTTCCATTGGCAGTTTTTCATGTATTGAAGTTTAAAAGTGGACTTTCTTCCCCTTTAATCTAtgacagagggggaaaaaaagagttttaGGAACACACATTTCAAGCATGTGTTCTTTTTCTTGGCTGGTATTCATTCGATGATGGTGGTTGCActtaaagaatgaaaacaaaacctgaATCTGCATGCTTCACTTAACAAACAGGCCCCAACGCTCTCAgatatacaacaaataaacgGCCgtttcaacaacaaaaaatatattttaccaaACTAGTGCCATGAAGAGTGAACTATAAATGCAACCAagatagagctgcaacaattaattgattagttgtcaactattgaattaatcgcaaattattttgataatcgattaaccggtttgagtacatttttaggaaaaaaagtcaaaattctctgattccagcttcttaaatgtgaatattttctgggtttttttcctcctctttgacagtaaactgaatatctttgagttgttgacaaaacaagatatttgaggacgaCATCTttggttttgggaaacactgatcgacatttttcaccattttctgactttttattagggctgcacaattaatcgaatattaattgtaatcacgattaaatcacaattaaatgaacgtgATCAACTGCGATATCAATGTTTAAAATGCATGCTCCGCttatagaaaactctgctgcagatCAAATCAaacgcttcctaaactaacagcctgCCAACAGATTAatatataatgaaattaatcattagctgcagccctaaacCAAGAGAATGCAACAAATGTCAATACAAAGTGACGAAATAAGAATTTACACATGAATTTGTTCTTTACTTCTTTGGTGTCGGTGACAATGTCCGACTGGATCCGTACCCAACTCTAATGCACTCAATCATTTTACTCTTGTTTTAACAAAGCATTTGTGGGTTAAACTGGTTTGTCTGGTTACCAGTTCAACCTGAGCAGACTGCTTTTCTGGAACAAAAGTTTTTCCTGAATAATATACCACATGGACCTGGAGCTGTCTGCCTCAGAGCTCTTAAGATTTGCATCCTTTCTCTCTCAGATAGCTGCTGTGTTATGTGCACCAACTTCAAGAGTGCTTCAggtactttttgtttttacatgtcaCCCTAAAGTCACAGCAATCTCAACAGGGAATGACACTTGTGTACCAAACACTTCCACAAGCTCAAGGGAAAGCATCTGAAAGCAATTGCCAAAGTCCTCAAGTATAgcttcttccctttttttttctggatgggtggggaggaggggaggctcATTGAAGGCcagtgtggtgtggtgtggatGGTACGCCACACAGGCTCAGGAGCAGTGTCCTTGCAGGGAGAGATAATTACACAGCAGCAGCCGGGAATAAAGAGTGTACAAAGGCAGACAGCTCCTACGCTACAAAACTGTATCGGGCCATCTGGCCAGGCAGCGAGCCCAAAGAGACAAAGAACAATGACAGACTATTATCCAGCAGCCGGGCGACCGGGCAAAGTCGCTACAACTATCTCATGCATGTTTCTATCTCAATGAAGAGTTTAtgaaaacagaaactgagcACATGCAATGCTTTCTGAAATGCATCCGTTTCAGAGTTTGATGGTCTGGTTATACTTGCATGAGAATATGTATTTAACAGCCTATTTTGGTGCTCCGGTAGAAAACGATGGTGCAGCCCTATTGTTCCATTCTTACAGGAAAGCGCTGGGAGGGGAACGATTTGAGTACAGCGCCTCTATTGAAAGGTATCCTGTTGCAACACCTAAACAAAGAGAGCCAGACCAGGATATCGGACTGCctcatttagcatgaaaatgCACGAGAAGGAAACATTTTGAGGTTTCTCAGTAATAAAACTGCCAATAATAAAACGATTGAACGATGAACAGAAATGAATTCCCTGCAACTTCAGAATCAATCAACCAATTTGTGCCCAAAgaatatatttagtatgataaggaaaaatgccacaacattgttctgattggtcaaaagtcttgaaatctgGTATTGACATACGCTGGGCAAATATCTAactacactgcatatgtgtgcatatctttgatattcagcTTGTTATGAGTTCGTAGATActaaatacttgattgtgcttgCTGTAGTTCTGAGATACAGTCATTTTCTTAtcatctagtatttgggcacatgggactactgttttatcctaaaatataatggagtctattgcaaaaacagtagtcccatgtgccgaagactagatatagtatgataataaAAACTTACTTTTCAGCCAACGGATTGACCGATGTAAAACAAATTGTCACATTTGTGCTAAGGCAAGCCCAGCCCCAAAAAATGGCTTAACTATTTAAGGAATTTATAGCAAAAAAATGCCTAACattctctggtttcagcttctcgaAAATGAGGATTTGCTTCTTTTTCCTGTTTTACATCCTGTAAACTggatatctttgttttttttttactgttagttTGACAGAATAAGCAATTTAAAGATGTCCTTTTGGGTTCTGGAAACTTTTGTGAGGGACATCTaatatattttctcattttatagacTGATAAATTGGTCTATTAAGCAAATAATTAAACGATAAAATAACGGGTAATGGGTTTGAGCCACTGGgcagaaaacaaataataaaagaaacattttactGACTCCTGCTTTCATTAAAGGCTCCCTCAAATCTCCAACAAGCACTCAACACGTTTACTGAAGGCATAAGTGTTTGTGTTATTACGCTCAAGGTTTTCCTTCATATCAGGAAAAGAGATTACAGTCCAGCGTGTTCAGCAGTGACTCTGTGAATTTCCTGGACTTTGTGACCCTGATGAAAGACGCACAGCTGCACACCACGACTACTAACACTTCCCTAATGCGGGAAATGTCCTGACTCACTATCAATGATGCTGCACAGACACCTACCGAGCACAACCATGACCGTCTTGATGAGCTTGATGGGCGTCCTCTTGCGGTTGATGGAGGCGCTGGTGTGCGGCATGAGCACCGCCGTCTTCCTCTTGACGTAGGTGTAGATCCTCAGGTAGATGACCACCATCACCAGGAACACCACCAGGTTGGACACGGACCAGAAGATCAGGTAGCTCTGGCTGAAGATGGGAGCCAGCCGGGAGCATTTGTCCAAGTTGCAGATGCAGTTCCAGCCCAGACTCGGCACGGCGCCCatgaagatggagatggccCACACCAGCACGATCAGCAGCGTCACCCTCCTCCTGGTCAGGTTGCTGTGGACTTTCCAGTTCATGACGGAGATGTAGCGCTCCAGAGCGATCACCAGCAGGTTAGACAGCGAGGCTGATAGACTGATGTCCAGAAGACCCTGACGGATGAAGTATCCTTTAACTGTAAGTTTCCGCGAAACCTCGCCGGTGTTAAACATCAGGTACACGTACGCTATGCCTGCCAGGAAGTCCGAGGCGGCGAGGTTGGCGAGAAGATAGTAGAAAGGGTAGTGAAACCTCTTGTTGGTGATGACAGCAGCTATGACCATGGAGTTGGAGACCAGGATGAAACAGCAGAAGAGAGAGCCCACCACCTGCACCAGGATCAGCTGGGTGGTGTCCCATTTGTCGGCGGCGCCGATGTTGTGGTAGAAGAATTCCATGGACTCATTATAATGACAGCTGTTCTGTTGGGCCATTTTAGAGGCAAGTCTGTGGGAAGAGATTGAGAAAACACAGGAAGTGGAACCACTTATAATTGAAGTAGAGCAAAAACTAaatcgattaatggattaatgtTCATTTcctgcttctcaaatgtgaggatgtgctgcttttctttgtcttatgtgatagtTAACATAATATATcgggggttttggactgttgtttggacaaaataagatatttgaagacatcactttGGTTTCTGGGAAATTAGGAATgcgaaaaatattttttttacaattttttggcatttcGTAGACCAAACAATCAATCTAATAATTGAGAAAATAGTTAGCAGACTCATTGTTAatgcaaataataattaattgtaGCCCTaaataaggctgcaactaacaattattttcattgtcgattaatcaatcagttgtttggtctataaaatgtcagaaaatggtgaaaaatgtcgatcagtgtttcccaaagcccaaaatgacgtcctcaaatgtcttgttttgtccacaactcaaagagaatcagagaattttttttcttaaaacattacTCAACCGAttaatagttggcgattaatttaataattgacaaataatcaatcaatcctTGCAGCTCTAGCCCTAAATGCAATAATATCTGATACAAATATATCTATAAATGCCCTTGTGGGCatttcaaatgcagttttgtGGATTTAAATCTATCAAATTAAagcaaataaagaataaaatgatAAGAGAAACTGATATGCTTTATATGTCAGATCAGTGCACACGGTGCACATTTTTCCCAAGGCCAAGAGAGATTTAATGACTCCACTTTAAAAAGGTAAGTGCACATGCCAAAACCCATACACCGTGAGAAGGAAGCTGCTTTGAATAAAACCTGAAATCACAGTAATAATCTCCATTACTGAAGTTGAACAAGATAGTGGCCATAGCAACATTAGAAAGAGAGTCTTAACATTACGCACAGTCAAGTGCCATGAGAGAAAGTAGAGCCATCCAGAGCTTTTCTGTGCGTAAAAACACTGCAGACATGCAGCAACACCTTGAATACAGGTTAAAGTAGTTTAGACCAGGAGTTGAGAATGAGAAGAACAGACAAGAAGGGAGGGATGATGAAATTCCCACAGAGATAATGACAAAGGCAAATATGCAGAAAGCAGACGAGACGCCAAATATATATAATCCCAAGAGAAGAACAAATAGCtccagagaagaagaggaaaaacgcTCATCCAGGTGAGTTTACCTGGTGGTGGGTTTACCTGTGGAGGTGTCTGCAGTGAGTCAGTCGGATCCAGGTTGTGAAATCTTCCGTGCCGAGTTACTGAGCATGTTGTCTCCGCAGCTGTGGACTGGAGGGAGGTgacggcagagagagagagagagagagagagagaggaggaggtggacgaACTGGAGGCAGAGGAGTTGAGCGTCTTCACTTTGAGGCTGCAGCTCGGTGACGTAGAgggcgtctctctctctctctctctctcccac harbors:
- the lpar3 gene encoding lysophosphatidic acid receptor 3 — protein: MAQQNSCHYNESMEFFYHNIGAADKWDTTQLILVQVVGSLFCCFILVSNSMVIAAVITNKRFHYPFYYLLANLAASDFLAGIAYVYLMFNTGEVSRKLTVKGYFIRQGLLDISLSASLSNLLVIALERYISVMNWKVHSNLTRRRVTLLIVLVWAISIFMGAVPSLGWNCICNLDKCSRLAPIFSQSYLIFWSVSNLVVFLVMVVIYLRIYTYVKRKTAVLMPHTSASINRKRTPIKLIKTVMVVLGAFVICWTPGLVVLFLDGIDCDKCKVMKLKRWLLLLAVANSVMNPCIYSYKDEEMWTTFKNLLRCIGNGTRRQRSTKANARPLSSTHETGNSQPPSEEMKNDDQGMIKT